A window of the Arachis duranensis cultivar V14167 chromosome 5, aradu.V14167.gnm2.J7QH, whole genome shotgun sequence genome harbors these coding sequences:
- the LOC107489690 gene encoding probable ribosomal protein S11, mitochondrial, with the protein MYRYLFPICHVRGSSLFAPKPSRSVISAFFSGPLQNHIEHVRGFSTGESDPNRPFSMRDRLNENSRGGNETLPEAIRDRVMWNTSGSGAGNERSFNRQPDNLPFFMRNGENSNSRGASYAQNRRGFGRDSGTRPFFMRDRENLNVSNENDGGTETEKSSRPMDFVRGVIDEDGQDHLQAYSNQFEKDADFVHIKMLRNNTFVTVIDSKGNIKLSGSVGSVKEMKSGQKLARYAAEATSEVVGRRARGLGLKAVVMKVNGFTHFRRKRQAIMSWLEGFLDSRADKSRNPVVHIEDTTRKPHNGCRLPKKRRI; encoded by the exons ATGTATCGTTATCTCTTTCCAATTTGCCATGTCCGTGGATCTTCTCTCTTCGCACCCAAACCTTCACGGTCTGTTATCTCTGCCTTCTTCTCAGGACCGTTGCAAAACCACATCG AGCATGTTAGAGGATTTTCAACTGGTGAATCAGATCCTAATCGTCCCTTTTCGATGCGGGATAGATTAAATGAAAACTCGAGAGGTGGGAATGAAACTTTACCGGAGGCCATCCGGGATAGGGTGATGTGGAACACGAGTGGAAGTGGTGCTGGGAATGAGAGGAGTTTCAACCGTCAACCGGATAATCTTCCTTTTTTCATGCGGAATGGAGAGAACTCAAACTCAAGAGGTGCCAGTTATGCTCAGAATAGGAGGGGTTTTGGCCGGGATTCGGGTACTCGTCCTTTTTTTATGCGGGACAGGGAGAATCTAAATGTAAGCAATGAGAATGATGGTGGGACTGAGACTGAGAAGAGTTCCAGGCCTATGGATTTCGTGAGAGGGGTTATAGATGAAGATGGCCAGGATCATCTTCAGGCTTACAGTAATCAATTTGAGAAAGACGCCGATTTTGTTCATATAAAGATGCTGCGGAACAACACGTTTGTTACCGTAATAGATTCTAAAGGGAACATAAAGCTTAGCGGCTCCGTTGGTTCCGTGAAAGAGATGAAATCAGGGCAGAAGCTTGCTAGGTATGCTGCTGAGGCAACTTCAGAGGTTGTCGGGCGAAGGGCAAGGGGTTTGGGGTTGAAAGCTGTTGTTATGAAAGTGAACGGATTTACTCATTTCAGGAGAAAAAGGCAAGCAATAATGAGCTGGTTGGAGGGTTTTTTGGATTCTCGAGCGGACAAAAGTAGAAATCCGGTTGTTCACATTGAAGATACCACTAGAAAGCCTCATAATGGTTGTCGACTCCCAAAGAAAAGACGAATTTAG
- the LOC107489689 gene encoding K(+) efflux antiporter 5, protein MVIFAPKKWGIFGLWCCVLLLAICARVCSPVRSDKETRERFYGNMPNSSAPESNDGTIAKMFDRVLEKEFSENEQPEGNDKSSFNSSVADQQAVLETVAKITHDKTKKNDTHEGNFTRPFQLQDVFSLENEDSEDVTTLIDKKDNVFVMSNKKSKYPVLQVDLRLISDLVVLIVSAAIGGIIFSCLGQPVIVGYLLAGSLIGPGGLKFISEMVQVETVAQFGVVFLLFALGLEFSLAKLKAVGPVAVLGGLLQIAIFMVLCGILSKIFGAKLSEGVFVGSFLSMSSTAVVIKFLVDRNTNNALHVQVTIGTLIFQDCTVGLLFALLPVLGGSSGLLQGFFSMGKLMLMLSLYLTATSVVSWSFVPRFLKLMMQLSSQTNELYQLAAVAFCLLSAWCSDKLGLSLELGSFMAGVMVSTTDFAQHTLDQVEPIRNLFAALFLSSIGMLIHVQFLWNHVDILLASVILVIVVKTAVVAIVTKAFGYSIRTSFLVGISLAQIGEFAFVLLSRASNLNLVEGKMYLLLLGTTAFSLVTTPLLFKLIPLVMNLGVLMRWFPSENTTPNEAKASMSETDRML, encoded by the exons ATGGTGATTTTTGCCCCCAAGAAATGGGGGATTTTTGGGTTGTGGTGTTGCGTTCTCCTTCTCGCGATCTGTGCTAGGGTTTGTTCGCCAGTCAGATCCGACAAGGAAACAAGGGAGAGGTTCTACGGGAACATGCCCAACTCTTCTGCCCCTGAATCCAACGATGGAACCATTGCCAAGATGTTTGATCGCGTTCTCGAGAAGGAGTTCTCTGAGAATGAACAACCTGAAg GAAATGATAAGAGCAGCTTCAATAGCAGTGTAGCTGATCAACAG GCTGTGTTGGAGACTGTAGCTAAAATTACTCATGATAAAACGAAGAAAAATGATACACATGAGGGAAA TTTCACAAGACCATTTCAGCTTCAAGATGTATTCTCCCTCGAGAATGAAGATTCTGAAGACGTGACAACCTTGATTGACAAAAAG GACAATGTCTTTGTGATGTCAAACAAGAAATCCAAATATCCCGTGCTTCAAGTGGATTTGAG GCTAATATCGGATTTAGTGGTTCTCATAGTTTCTGCAGCCATTGGTGGAATTATCTTTTCCTGTTTGGGACAACCG GTTATTGTGGGCTACCTTCTTGCTGGCTCCCTTATTGGACCAGGAGGTTTGAAATTCATTAGTGAAATGGTACAG GTTGAAACTGTTGCACAATTTGGGGTTGTATTTCTTCTCTTTGCATTGGGTCTGGAGTTTTCCTTGGCAAAG TTAAAAGCTGTTGGACCTGTTGCTGTTTTAGGAGGTCTTCTTCAAATTGCTATTTTCATGGTTCTTTGTGGCATTCTTTCCAAG ATATTTGGAGCCAAATTGTCTGAAGGTGTTTTCGTTGGCTCATTTCTCTCCATGTCATCCACAGCAGTG GTCATAAAGTTTTTGGTGGATCGGAATACTAATAATGCTCTTCATGTTCAAGTTACCATTGGGACTCTTATTTTTCAG GATTGCACTGTGGGTTTACTATTTGCGCTGCTTCCAGTTTTGGGTGGCAGCAGTGGTCTTCTACAAGGATTTTTTTCAATGGGAAAACT GATGCTAATGCTGTCCTTGTATCTTACTGCTACTTCTGTCGTGTCTTGGTCATTTGTTCCTCGCTTTCTTAAACTGATGATGCAGCTCTCATCTCAG ACAAATGAACTTTATCAGCTAGCTGCTGTTGCTTTCTGCTTACTCTCTGCATGG TGCAGTGATAAGCTCGGCCTTAGTCTTGAGCTGGGTTCATTTATGGCTGGTGTGATGGTTTCTACAACAGATTTTGCTCAACATACTTTGGATCAG GTGGAACCAATTCGAAACCTATTTGCAGCTCTTTTCCTCTCGAGTATCGGAATGCTTATACATGTGCAATTTCTTTGGAACCATGTTGATATCTTGCTGGCATCTGTTATTCTGGTTATAGTCGTTAAGACAGCCGTTGTTGCAATAGTTACAAAGGCATTTGGATATAGCATTAGAACGTCATTTCTT GTTGGTATTTCGCTTGCTCAGATTGGAGAATTCGCTTTTGTTCTCCTCAGTCGTGCTTCAAATCTCAATCTTGTTGAG GGGAAAAtgtatcttcttcttctggGAACGACGGCTTTCAGTCTG GTTACCACCCCACTACTTTTTAAGTTGATACCTCTTGTCATGAATCTCGGTGTTCTCATGCGCTGGTTCCCCTCCGAAAATACCACACCGAACGAg GCAAAAGCTTCAATGAGCGAAACAGACAGAATGTTGTGA